The sequence below is a genomic window from Carassius gibelio isolate Cgi1373 ecotype wild population from Czech Republic chromosome A17, carGib1.2-hapl.c, whole genome shotgun sequence.
ATCAAACTTGTTGCTTACTATTAAGCATCTGACAGTCTGTTTACAAACAACACAGCTTTTTATGGCTGGTTAAAACTTTAGAGAACAAAGCCCAGTGGCCTACTGTGTATAATATAGTACattcaatatttacatttattttattattattaaattatgtgaTATATTACATTTATGGCATTTTATCAGCCATCAGCCACCAtgcatgcttttttaaatatccacactatttttttttcagtcaaccaTATCACCATCAAATAAATTtctaatatacaaaaaataaattatacaacaaATCAGTTGTATAACATTGTCAAATCACTGGTCAGGCATTAACAAAAATGGGATGCACTGCATTAGACaaattcatatacacacactactgtttaaaagtttggggtcagttagatttacttttattaagcaaggatgcattaaaattgaCAGTAGATAAATGTATAATGCTAAAAAaggtttatatttctatttacaataaatgctgttcttctgaactttctattcatcatcgtaaaaaaaaaaaggatcagtttccacaaaaatattaaacagcattaCTTTTCcaacatcgataataataagaaatgtttcctaagacacaaatcagcatattaaaatgattaaaatgatgatcTAAATAGCAATTTATCCAGAGTATGATAAACAAAGGTTGAGCAGCACTAGCAAACACGTTTAGCATGCAATTTACCTTGTGGCCCCAGGTTTAACCCCCAGCATATCCCAGCTGTCTTTGCTGCTACGGATGCGTCTGATTGTGTCGGCCTGCTCTTTAGTAAAACCTACATTGACCTCTGGAGTGGGTCTCTTCCCTCCATTTTCACACATGTCAGTTATGGATGAGAAAAAGGACTGTGGAGGTGGACACACATTAAATAAACGACGGTCAACAGAATGTCAGGGCTGTAATCTGTAGACGCGCGTGAGAGCAAATACCTGAAACATTTCATTGATGCCTTCACCACTCTGAGCAGAAGTTTCAAAGTAGTGAAATCCTCTGCTTTCGGCCCAAAGTTTGCCCTCACTCTCATCCACAACTCGTCTTTTCGTCAGGTCGACCTTTATGGGTGAGAGACCACACTTTATAACAGTCTCTCTCTTATGTTATATCACAGATTACACATTTAAGCGCCAGCGGCACCTTGTTGGCACACACGACGAAGATGATGTTCTCCATGTTGGCCTGTGAGCCCATTTCCTGCTTCATCTCTGTGAGCCAGCTGTCCAGAGCGTCAAAACTCTCCCTCAGTCCAACATCATAGACCAGAATCACCCCCTGAGAGTCCTTATAAAACTCATTGCGGACCTGTAAAACACACAGCATCAATCCCCCTCAGCATCAGACTCTCACAGCCATCACAAGCAAATAACCTGTGACCAATTTCTATACATGGCAACAAGAAAAATACTAAATGCTGATGCCATAAGATTCTACAGGCACGAAATTACATGGACAGCAGCTCAACACTACCACACTGTGGTAAGTCTGATGTACTCATAAAGCTATAACAAAAAACTATTCttgatttcattgtgtttttaaaagagccatttgtttacacatttttttttaattaatttgtaacacACTTAATCATGTGCATACACATACAACTATAAAATAAACCAAGCAATACCTCATAAAAGAAAGGATGTCCAGCCATAtcaaaaatgtttacttttatctCCCTGTCTCGAACCTGAACCCTTGAGGTGAAGAAaaccaaaagaaacaaacatttcattttcattccaTCAGTGAATCCCTCGATTTGTACTTTATTAATAGACATAACTGTCTTTTGCATCTAAAAatacgtttttgtttttgttcttttaatattGAACATCCATGCAAAATGGTAGATAcaatcaatgaataaataaatacataaatacaattaaatgataATATTTCCAGCCAGTAGAACCTGGTGTTTATGTGCCATTGATATGATCAGAATTACATTTAGTcacttagcagatgcttttatccaaagcgacttacaaatgaggataatggaagcaatcaaaatacaACAAAGGGGGAAtgaaatataagtgctataacgaGTCTCAGTTAGTTTAAACGCAGTATACGTAGcaaatgcttttaaataatataataaataaaaagaaaacaggtaGAATAGAAAAAATAGCACAAGATAGtcttttttatagtatttttacatATAGAACTGTTTAATAGATGAAaagaaaattgaataaaaaaagattagaaaggtagttagatttttgtaaagaatagaattataatagtgggtgctaaagttagagggtcaaataaagattgaCGAtggagatgggttttaagccgatttctggagatggctaaggactctgcTTGGATTGAGCTGgtcaggtcattccaccaggagagTTGAACGAAATTCTTGCTTTCTGCCTTTTGAAcctcatatttaataataatgacaaagagAAATCATTTGTCAAGTCCACAACACTTACTTGGTTACACCATAATCTATCCCAATAGTGGCTAGATACTTGGGCACAAACCGCTTCTCACAGTACCGTTTAATAATACAGCTCTGaaacaataaacataaatattatgaaatattacatgcTTTAGGAATCCTAGTATGTTACTGCACCTACTGTGCAGGATAACCTAAAAACAATATCATGCTAAATGAATAGCTCCTAAATGAAACTAAGATtactaacaaaaatatatttacagtatcagTATCCGTGTACAtcaaatacataataaaacatgtataagGGGAAAGCAGTTAGTTCTTAGAGAGAACATTAATTGAACATCAAACTACTGATACGTTCAAACACATGTATCATTAACACAAGATCATCTTAACAAACACATGTAAAGAACCACCTGATCTCTGAAGTTTGATGTCTGTATGGTTCACAACAGTCTATTCTTACCTTCCCCACTTCTGCATTTCCCAAACTAATGACCTTAACCCGTAAAGACTTCTTGTTTTCTCGCCTCTTCTGAACATTCGTGTCCATATTGCACTTATTTGCAAACCTCGTtcaaaggagaagaagaaatatCACTAGAATTCACGTATGTTTATGTCCGAGGCGGTCCGTGGACACGGTGAGCAGCTGACTGTGTGGCTAACAGAGAGCCAGTGTATCACGAAATatcacgcataacatttttttttcccataaaCCCAATGTACATTTCATGCATGTTTTCCCCGGACAAAAAAACGCATTTATTTTAGGAGGTAAAATTATTTAATCTCGACATGCTAACGGGCTAGATGCGCTAGCAACGACTATTTGCTTAGCTACACGGTTAAAAACGACAGATTCAACAGAGActtgtaaaaaaacatatatatctatatatatgtaaacTAGTGGTCTTGAAACAGcgttttacattatatatttcataaagacGTTAAAGTCAATTAGAAGAAATAAGAATATTCTTTGTAATAAAAAGAAACTGGGGAAATTTATAGCAAACAGATTGGGGTTTCTATGGCGACCGCAACCCTCATACACAGATTCGACAGAGGGGAGTCAATTGGCGATGTCCgcttcgtgaacgaatcatttgaaGAGGAAAAAACGGTTGAATCGGTTCACAAGCTGTTCTCGACTCACTCACCAACTGAATCAAAAACTCTATCATGTCAGACTCGTGAATTTGTCGAGAAACGATGGGCAAGCTGATTAATATAATTTTCAGTGATTTGAAAATTTGTCATATGGAGCGAAAAGTAAGTTACTTTTAAAGCTGATTTGTGTGCTCACGACTTGCTCGTCGATATGGTCGTTTGATCATCACGCATACAAAAAACGAACATACGAGttcttttaataaattacattttattaaattgccAAGCTTTAAGAGTTTAATATAAGTGCAGTCtgggacacatacacacacttaatAAGACAAGCATTAACAAGAATATTTGGTTACAAATAGCTTAATTGTAATGTTTTAGACTAGTAAATATGGGTAGAGTAATTACATGGAGAAGGTAATGACAAGAACTGTAtgatttaggattttttttttttaaccaattctTTGAATCTAATTGATCAGAAGAACCGAATCGAGTCAATTAGAACAAAATTcaaactacataaaaaaataaataatacattctgTCAAATTGACAATTCATTTATTGTCCTAAAATAGATCTTAAAGGCAACCAGAGGGGTATAAAAAACTGCTGGAACACTATAAATGAGCCAAGTGAGTGACAATGGGATATCCCACTGGAGAGAGAGTGCAACAAACCAATAGGCAGGAAGGAAAGGAGGTGGGTTTAGACTCTCATTAACATACACAGCCAACAGTGGATGTAACTTTACAGCTCTAAAACTAACAGTCAAGTACTCCCATGACTTTCCAAAAAGGATTCAGATATAGATGTGGTTATAAAAGTATAGATTAGTCTCATTAGTTATTCTGGTGAGAATAGTCAAGAAGATGCAACTTCCAAGTTTTCCAAATATTTCAGGTGTTCCAGATTTTTCAAGACGACTACTCGTGGATTGCAGTAAACTGTTGGACCATCAAGTCGGAGGTGGTAAGCTAATTTTTAGGCTatacaatttttttcttcttcttctttttctccatgctattgttttcatttatagcACTTTGATTACATTTGATGTTTTGAAATAGCCtgattattcattaatttaatccATGAATTATTGATATAGGAATGCTCATACAACATTTAGCAactgcaaaaaatattaaatggtaTTTGGTAATATGCTGCTATCAACCATCTCTATGTTTTAATGAACAATTCCCAGCTGCGTGTCTAAAACTGAAACACGTTCAGATTAACACTGAGCCGTTTCACATGCCATGGATCAGACGCTAGAGCTTCTCCCAGGCCAGACAAGAAAATGCACTGTACTATCCTGATGTAGACTTAGGTTTCTTTTAAAttaggatttattattattatgtttttgttgcTAAAAATAGGACATAATAGTAAAACTTAAACAACATGCATTATAAATTAACAATTCAAAACTGAATTTCCTTCtgtacaaaatattcatttttctttttaaactagattaaatattaaaacctctagacaaaaaaatcaatgttttattaGACTCTCTTTATAGCAGtcaaaaaaacaaagtttttaaaaacaaaaaagacaacagAAAATAACAGCCAACAATCAAACACTACCAGAGTGGACAACAGGAGGCGGGGTTAGTTGACTGACGCATGGCTGCACCAATTGATTCCTTCCCTCTCTCATCCTGTGTCTTCACACTTTCCATCTCTCTAACGCCCTCCTCATCTCCCTCCCTCTCTGCCTTTCTCATTGTTAAATGGTCAGGAGGTGTGTGAGTGTATTCATCTTGGCTGAGGAGGGGCTGcatgtgagcaggagtgtgtgtgagtgtgtattcgTATtcgtatgcgtgtgtgtgtgcacctgtgtgTTAAACCAGCATTGTTCCAGACAGAGGGAAAGCTGTGCCGCATTGTTTGGAAAATCCAAGGTCATTGGAGCCCGGTCACATGCGCTGTATGAGAGCGTGCATGTGTGATTGAGTGTCTGTGagagcgtgtctctctctctctctccctctctctctctggctatGTGACAGAGAAAGAGGCTTTAGGCAAAGAACAGAGAATTTCATCAGGTTTTCCATCAATGTACGGTAAGGGCAATTGTGTGAGTGCGTGATTTTGTGTCTAAATGATAAATCCCTGCATGTGTTTGGGAAGGAAAGATTCATGTGCATCACAGGAGATCATGGCAGTGACAGTAGAATGATGCTGAAGCAACAGATTGCATGCAGTATTGCAGCTGTGCTCTGTTTATTGTGCTTATTTGATTTCAGGCATTACCGGTTAGCTTCATCCACACTACTTTGCGCCGAATACTCAAACACACTATAAAACACACAGATTTACTgcaacattcatttatttactctAATGCATGTACACATATAATATTTCCTGCTGTATTCATATTATTTCATCTGACCAGCATGTTGAGGATGTTTCAAACAAACTACAGGCAGTCAGGCTGGGGCTTTGATTTCTCACAGCGTGGATGCCTTAGAGATGACTGGCTTTAGCACTTCAAAACCAGATCGATTGCATTTTTAACAGCCTGAGAATTTTTCAGCCAGATTTCTCCACTCATGCTAGGAAAAACTGCTTTTTGAGATTAAGTCAGCTCCATATGCTGATCTATTATGCTATGCATCTGAGTTCAAAAGATTATTTAATCAGCAATGAcatacagtttaatattttttccaGTAGGCTAGAATAACAaaactgatttgtgtgtgtgtgttttatattgattctatatatatatatatatatatatatatatatatatatatatatatatatatatatatatatatatatatatatatatatatatatataacatggtttctacaaaattattaactgtttttaacattgaataGTATTGAGAAAGGTTTCCTAAGCAGcagatcagtatattagaatgatttctgaaggatgatgtgaaGCTAAAGTCTGcagtaatgactgctaaaaaatacagctttgcctgGAAATAAAGCTTTGCGCAGGAGtaaactgcatttttaaatatattaaaaagacattagttatttaaagttattataaTACTTTACAGCATTATCTTTTTCTACTgtgtttgtgatcaaataaatgcatccttgatcagcataagagatttcttttaaaaacattaaaaaaaaacttacagaaCCCTAAAGTTTAGATCATTAGTATGtcatgaacatttatttttattttattttattttattttattttttcttaatcctACTTTTTAGTGTTGATCCGAGTTTAAATGAGATTTTTTACCACAGTTTTCAATATATTTTCTGATATTTGGACCCTTACTGCATGTTATTTAGATTGACATTTTGTCCTCAACTGCAAACTATTTTGGGGGGTgatatgtaatgttttataagCAATACAAAAACAATTGAACTATATCCTAAAGCTTCTTCAAAAAGGCACGACATTGTTCTCATACAGAGTCCTGAGTATGCAAATGATAGTTTTAGATGAACTACTAGATGCACATGGAAGTAGAGCTCACAGTGACAAGGTTAAAGAAGTAAATATATAGATTACATTGTTCGAAGTTCCCTTTCTGTATTTCTGCTTTTCCCCCGTGACACCAACGTATGAGATTGAGTCTCTTTAATATTTTGTCCCGTTTTGGGCAATCTGAAGGGATATGGCATCTGTGATGGCTAATGTGCTAAATATAGCAGTCATTTCAAGAAGCTCTCACAATTCAGGGGAAATGTATTTAGAGTGACTGCGTCATGACGAGAGAGACGGTGCCCGGCGTCTGTGTTTCGGAAAGATTGATTTTCCATACTGAGTTTGATTCATTCACATGCATAGTGAGTTGTGTGTTATGTAAAGCCCCGTTAAAGCTGGATGTCTTCTAGTATGCCTATGCCAGCTTGGAGGATATCATAT
It includes:
- the LOC128031452 gene encoding dnaJ homolog subfamily C member 27, yielding MDTNVQKRRENKKSLRVKVISLGNAEVGKSCIIKRYCEKRFVPKYLATIGIDYGVTKVQVRDREIKVNIFDMAGHPFFYEVRNEFYKDSQGVILVYDVGLRESFDALDSWLTEMKQEMGSQANMENIIFVVCANKVDLTKRRVVDESEGKLWAESRGFHYFETSAQSGEGINEMFQSFFSSITDMCENGGKRPTPEVNVGFTKEQADTIRRIRSSKDSWDMLGVKPGATREEVNKAYRKLAVLLHPDKCVAPGSEDAFKAVVNARTSLLKNIN